DNA sequence from the Asticcacaulis sp. AND118 genome:
CCCAGTTCGATGGCCCTCTTCACGTCGTCGAGCATGTTGTTTGCCGACAATACGACCACCGGTATGGCCATCACTTCGGGCATCTTCTGGCGCGCGCGCAGGAAGGTGAACCCGTCGACCTCCGGCATGGACAGGTCGAGCAGGATGCAATCCGGTCTGAGCTTCGAGGCCTTGGCCAGCCCCGTCATTCCGGAATGCACGATCAGCGAATGAAAGCCGAGATGACCGAGATAGAGCGTCACCAGATCGGTGAGGTTTTCATCGTCGTCGATGACCATCACCGTCTTTCCGGCGCGATGGGCGCTGAGGCGCGCAGGCGCCTTGCCTGAAAGCGCCGTATCCTTGCGTGTGTCCCTGTCGGCCCTGAAAAGGGCATCGTTATAATTGGAAGCGGTCACTGTAAGCACCTGACTTTAAATCGTTATGCCAGCTACAAAGC
Encoded proteins:
- a CDS encoding response regulator, which encodes MTASNYNDALFRADRDTRKDTALSGKAPARLSAHRAGKTVMVIDDDENLTDLVTLYLGHLGFHSLIVHSGMTGLAKASKLRPDCILLDLSMPEVDGFTFLRARQKMPEVMAIPVVVLSANNMLDDVKRAIELGAVGYVTKPIDLDKLADRLDRVLPSPYFSPADTSEVSWKPGRG